Proteins from a single region of Streptomyces sp. Tu 3180:
- a CDS encoding ABC transporter permease codes for MSTATSTELSPVSADSLAELLVAGERPPRPSAWSASLTFGWRAVLKIKHVPEQLFDVTAFPIMMVLMYTYLFGGALAGSPKEYIQFLLPGILVMSVVMITMYTGVSVNTDIEKGVFDRFRSLPIWRPSTMVGYLLGDALRYTIASVVMLTVGMILGYRPDGGVAGVLAGIALLVLFSFAFSWIWTMFGLMLRTEKSVMGVSMMVIFPLTFLSNVFVDPRTMPGWLQAFVNNSPVTHLASAVRGLMAGDWPADEVAWSLGWAGLFVLVFGPVTMRLYNRK; via the coding sequence ATGAGCACCGCGACGAGCACCGAACTCTCCCCGGTCAGCGCCGACTCCCTCGCCGAGCTGCTGGTCGCCGGGGAACGCCCGCCGCGGCCCAGCGCCTGGTCCGCCTCGCTGACCTTCGGCTGGCGCGCGGTCCTGAAAATCAAACACGTGCCGGAACAGCTCTTCGACGTCACCGCGTTCCCGATCATGATGGTGCTGATGTACACGTACCTGTTCGGCGGGGCGCTGGCCGGGTCGCCGAAGGAGTACATCCAGTTCCTGCTGCCGGGCATCCTGGTGATGTCGGTCGTGATGATCACGATGTACACCGGCGTCTCGGTCAACACGGACATCGAGAAGGGCGTCTTCGACCGGTTCCGCAGCCTGCCGATCTGGCGGCCGTCGACGATGGTCGGCTATCTGCTCGGCGACGCCCTGCGGTACACCATCGCGTCCGTCGTGATGCTGACCGTCGGCATGATCCTCGGCTACCGCCCCGACGGCGGGGTCGCGGGCGTGCTCGCCGGCATCGCGCTGCTGGTGCTCTTCTCGTTCGCGTTCTCGTGGATCTGGACGATGTTCGGGCTCATGCTGCGCACCGAGAAGTCGGTGATGGGCGTCAGCATGATGGTGATCTTCCCGCTCACCTTCCTGTCCAACGTCTTCGTCGACCCGAGGACGATGCCGGGCTGGCTCCAGGCGTTCGTCAACAACAGCCCCGTCACCCACCTCGCGTCCGCGGTGCGCGGACTGATGGCGGGCGACTGGCCGGCGGACGAGGTCGCCTGGTCGCTGGGCTGGGCGGGCCTGTTCGTGCTGGTCTTCGGGCCGGTCACGATGCGGCTCTACAACCGCAAGTGA